The proteins below are encoded in one region of Vallitalea longa:
- a CDS encoding ABC transporter ATP-binding protein codes for MQNELLNMEKITKVYPSGIVANDGVDFSIREGEIHAICGENGAGKSTLMKILFGLHTPEEGKITLRGKTIHITSPTVAIQYGIGMVHQHFMLVPSLTVAENMVLGVEPKKGLFIDMDKAIKTTEELSEKYNLIVDPKAKVEDIPVGIKQKVEILKALLRGAKILILDEPTAVLTPQETKELFNQLKLLKEKGHTIIFISHKLNEVIELCDRITVMRNGKSKGVYNTSDVTEEDISRLMVGRDVILKVEKEKASPKETVLDVEKLVYVNELGKQALKGISFSVRKGEILGVAGVEGNGQRELVESITGLEKPTSGSIKINKNQVIGKTIKQIRRLGTSHIPEDRMTYGVAGDVSIEQNVISDKYDTKELNGKILLKTKTIKEKANRLIKEYRVKCNSANQKVRMLSGGNIQKVVVAREFSGGPKLLIANQPTRGIDVGATEFIRKRLVELRDEGTAVLLISADLNEVLELSDSLIVMYGGEIVAYIEDASTITEEELGLYMLGVKKQTPEEIRRVINA; via the coding sequence ATGCAAAACGAACTACTTAATATGGAGAAAATAACTAAAGTTTATCCAAGTGGTATTGTAGCTAACGATGGAGTTGACTTCTCTATTAGAGAAGGAGAAATTCACGCTATTTGTGGAGAGAATGGTGCTGGAAAATCAACTTTAATGAAAATATTATTTGGACTTCATACTCCAGAGGAAGGTAAAATTACCTTAAGAGGTAAAACGATACACATAACATCACCTACGGTTGCCATCCAGTATGGTATTGGTATGGTGCATCAACACTTTATGTTAGTTCCTTCTTTAACTGTTGCAGAAAATATGGTACTAGGAGTAGAACCAAAAAAAGGTCTATTTATTGATATGGACAAAGCAATAAAAACAACCGAAGAATTATCCGAAAAGTATAATCTGATTGTAGACCCTAAGGCAAAAGTTGAAGACATACCAGTTGGAATTAAGCAAAAGGTTGAAATACTTAAGGCTCTACTTAGAGGAGCTAAGATTTTGATACTAGATGAACCCACAGCTGTACTTACTCCTCAAGAGACAAAAGAATTATTTAATCAGTTGAAATTACTGAAAGAAAAAGGACATACCATAATATTTATTTCTCATAAATTAAACGAAGTAATAGAGTTATGTGATCGTATAACAGTTATGAGAAACGGTAAAAGTAAGGGTGTCTATAATACAAGTGATGTAACAGAAGAAGATATATCAAGATTAATGGTAGGAAGAGATGTAATACTTAAAGTAGAAAAAGAAAAAGCTTCTCCAAAAGAAACTGTTCTTGATGTAGAAAAGTTAGTATATGTCAACGAATTAGGAAAACAAGCACTAAAAGGAATTTCATTTAGCGTTAGAAAAGGTGAAATACTAGGAGTCGCTGGTGTAGAAGGAAATGGACAAAGAGAATTGGTAGAATCAATAACAGGATTGGAAAAGCCAACATCCGGAAGTATTAAGATAAATAAAAATCAAGTAATAGGAAAAACAATAAAACAAATCAGAAGACTAGGTACATCACATATACCAGAGGATAGAATGACTTATGGTGTGGCTGGTGATGTAAGTATAGAACAAAATGTAATATCTGATAAATACGATACAAAAGAATTAAACGGTAAGATATTATTGAAAACAAAGACAATAAAAGAAAAAGCAAATAGATTGATAAAAGAATATAGGGTGAAGTGTAATTCTGCTAATCAAAAAGTTAGAATGTTATCTGGTGGTAATATACAAAAAGTAGTTGTTGCAAGAGAATTTTCAGGAGGACCAAAGCTTCTTATAGCTAACCAGCCTACAAGAGGTATAGACGTAGGAGCAACCGAATTCATTAGAAAGAGATTGGTTGAACTTAGGGATGAAGGTACTGCTGTATTGCTTATTTCAGCTGACTTGAACGAGGTATTAGAACTAAGTGACAGTTTGATTGTAATGTATGGTGGAGAAATAGTCGCATATATAGAAGATGCAAGTACAATAACTGAGGAAGAATTAGGTCTATATATGTTAGGAGTAAAAAAACAAACACCAGAAGAGATTAGGAGGGTTATTAATGCGTAA
- a CDS encoding ABC transporter permease: MRKNLKFEVVRTSLAILIALVIALIIIFSTSSEPGTALKEFIIGPLDSVRHFGNVIELAIPLMFTGLAVSIMFRAQQFNLGAEGGFFIGGIGAMIISIKATLPIVAHPFAAIIFGGLLGAIIVSIPAFLKVKWNATELVSSLMLNYIALFLGLYLLNYYFRDPNSGAIASYKIPKTAKLMVIFPGTRIHAGLIIVAVMVILCYYFLYKTKWGYEIRVTGENKRFAEYSGINTAKVIILSQVLGGFLAGMGGSIEVLGLYRRFTWQELPGYGWDGIIVAILARNNPLYVPIGAVFLAYLRIGADLMARGSDVQNEVVSIIQGVIIVFIVAESFLSKYKHKLVYKEAKKLSVKGAK; the protein is encoded by the coding sequence ATGCGTAAAAATCTGAAATTTGAAGTCGTTCGTACTAGTTTAGCGATATTAATTGCATTAGTAATAGCTTTGATAATTATATTTTCTACAAGTAGTGAACCAGGTACAGCCTTAAAAGAGTTCATTATTGGACCATTAGATAGTGTTAGACACTTTGGAAATGTAATTGAGCTTGCAATACCTCTAATGTTTACAGGTCTTGCAGTAAGTATAATGTTTAGGGCACAACAATTTAATCTAGGTGCAGAAGGGGGATTCTTTATTGGTGGTATAGGTGCCATGATTATTTCAATAAAGGCGACATTACCAATCGTAGCTCATCCTTTTGCAGCAATAATATTTGGTGGTTTATTAGGAGCAATAATAGTTAGTATACCTGCATTTCTAAAGGTCAAATGGAATGCTACTGAATTAGTTTCTTCATTGATGCTTAACTATATTGCACTATTTTTAGGACTATATTTATTGAATTATTATTTTAGAGACCCTAATTCAGGTGCTATAGCTTCTTATAAAATACCTAAAACAGCTAAGCTTATGGTAATTTTTCCTGGTACAAGGATTCATGCAGGTCTGATAATTGTTGCTGTAATGGTTATTCTTTGTTACTATTTCCTATACAAAACTAAATGGGGATATGAGATAAGAGTAACTGGAGAAAACAAGAGATTTGCAGAATATTCAGGGATAAATACAGCTAAAGTGATTATCCTCTCTCAAGTCTTAGGTGGATTCTTAGCTGGTATGGGAGGTTCTATAGAAGTACTTGGTTTATATAGAAGATTCACATGGCAGGAATTGCCTGGTTACGGCTGGGATGGTATTATAGTTGCAATATTAGCAAGAAACAATCCATTATATGTTCCTATAGGTGCTGTTTTCTTAGCTTATCTTAGAATAGGTGCGGATTTAATGGCCAGAGGTTCAGATGTTCAAAACGAAGTTGTGTCAATAATCCAAGGTGTGATTATAGTATTTATAGTTGCTGAAAGTTTCTTGTCCAAATATAAACACAAACTAGTATATAAAGAAGCTAAAAAGTTAAGCGTAAAGGGGGCAAAATAA
- a CDS encoding ABC transporter permease, producing MEELFNIIFNTEFWYSVLRVTTPILFAALGALISDRAGVINIALEGIMLISALTGVLVSAAFQSAWLGLLGAVVIGALVGLLLAYFSLNLKTDIILSGIALNLMAAGGTVFVLFLVVNNKGISTDLASKVMPNITIPLIDKIPILGPIISGHNVLTYISILSVIFIFYLLYKTPLGLKIRAVGENPNAADSVGISVRKIKYIALVLSGVFAGFGGAFMSMGYLSYFSKNMTDGRGFIALAAEAMGGATPIGTFLTSLFFGFANALANNLQTLRVPYQLVQMIPYIATLFGLAIYASRKQSQIKKLKRQKVKLISKDNV from the coding sequence ATGGAAGAGTTATTTAACATCATTTTCAATACTGAATTTTGGTATTCTGTTTTAAGAGTAACAACTCCAATACTATTTGCTGCTCTTGGGGCATTGATTTCAGATAGAGCGGGAGTTATAAATATTGCTCTTGAAGGAATTATGTTAATATCAGCTTTAACAGGTGTTTTGGTAAGCGCTGCATTTCAGAGTGCATGGTTAGGATTATTAGGAGCGGTTGTCATAGGTGCATTGGTAGGTCTATTGCTAGCGTATTTCTCACTTAATCTTAAGACGGATATAATATTATCTGGGATTGCCCTTAACCTTATGGCTGCTGGAGGAACAGTTTTCGTTTTATTCCTAGTAGTTAATAACAAAGGTATTTCTACAGATTTAGCAAGTAAGGTTATGCCAAACATTACTATACCATTAATAGATAAAATTCCTATATTAGGACCTATAATTTCAGGGCATAACGTATTAACATATATATCTATATTATCAGTTATATTTATTTTTTACTTATTATATAAAACTCCTCTTGGACTTAAAATCAGGGCTGTTGGAGAGAATCCTAATGCAGCTGATTCAGTAGGTATTAGTGTAAGGAAGATAAAATATATTGCTCTCGTACTTAGTGGTGTTTTTGCAGGATTTGGTGGAGCTTTCATGTCAATGGGGTATTTATCATATTTCTCAAAAAACATGACAGATGGTAGAGGTTTCATAGCCTTAGCAGCTGAAGCAATGGGAGGTGCTACACCTATTGGTACATTCCTGACATCGTTATTCTTTGGATTTGCAAATGCTTTAGCTAACAATTTACAAACTCTTAGGGTACCGTATCAATTAGTACAGATGATACCATACATTGCAACGTTGTTCGGTTTAGCAATATATGCATCAAGAAAACAATCTCAGATTAAAAAGCTTAAGAGACAAAAAGTTAAGTTGATAAGCAAAGATAATGTTTAA
- the rihA gene encoding pyrimidine-specific ribonucleoside hydrolase RihA gives MAKPVIIDCDPGHDDAIALLLALGSNEIDVKGITTVAGNQTGDKTINNALRVLSYLDIEKEVAQGATKPLVRELITAAAVHGESGLEGPKLPDPAFLKSEKSAIESMNEIITNSKEKVTLIPTGPLTNIANLFLSYPEIKDHIEEIVLMGGACFGGNWTPAAEFNILVDPEAADIVFRSGLPITMCGLDVTHKAQVFKDDTERIRSIGNKASKLVAELLDYFSIFHMNPNFGFDGPPLHDVCAVAYVLDPSIFIAKKHNVEIDMTGELTVGATVVDYYDNTGREKNVNVVFDLDREKFIDMLYNTLKYFN, from the coding sequence ATGGCAAAACCAGTAATTATTGATTGTGATCCTGGACATGATGATGCCATTGCTTTATTACTGGCACTAGGAAGTAATGAAATTGATGTAAAAGGTATAACGACTGTTGCAGGTAATCAAACAGGAGATAAGACTATTAATAATGCTCTAAGAGTACTGAGTTATTTAGATATAGAAAAAGAAGTCGCACAAGGAGCAACAAAACCTCTAGTTAGGGAGTTGATTACAGCAGCAGCAGTTCATGGTGAGAGTGGATTGGAAGGACCTAAGTTGCCAGATCCGGCTTTTCTAAAAAGCGAGAAATCTGCTATAGAATCGATGAATGAAATTATAACCAATTCAAAAGAAAAAGTAACTCTTATTCCAACAGGACCACTAACTAATATAGCGAATTTATTTTTATCTTATCCCGAAATTAAAGATCATATTGAAGAAATAGTTCTTATGGGAGGAGCATGCTTTGGAGGTAATTGGACACCTGCTGCGGAATTTAATATTCTTGTTGATCCAGAAGCAGCTGATATAGTATTTCGTAGTGGATTACCAATAACCATGTGTGGACTTGATGTTACACACAAAGCTCAAGTTTTTAAAGATGACACAGAACGTATTAGGAGCATAGGAAATAAAGCAAGTAAGTTAGTAGCTGAATTATTGGATTATTTTAGTATATTCCATATGAATCCTAACTTCGGTTTTGATGGACCTCCATTACATGATGTATGTGCAGTAGCTTATGTCTTGGATCCAAGTATTTTCATTGCTAAGAAACATAATGTGGAAATAGATATGACAGGTGAGTTGACAGTGGGTGCAACAGTGGTGGATTATTATGATAATACTGGCAGAGAAAAGAATGTCAATGTTGTTTTCGATTTGGATAGAGAGAAATTTATAGATATGTTATATAATACTTTAAAATATTTTAATTAA
- a CDS encoding nucleoside hydrolase, producing the protein MTKIPIIIDTDPGCDDTTAILMCLACEKFDVRAITSVGGNVGIEKTSNNARKIVELSGKDVKVAVGVKHPIVRKLVTAEYVHGISGLGNITLEEPSMPYYEKDAIDTIYEEAIKAHGKLRLLTLGPLTNIAVALLKYPKLKEMIDSIVFMGGAINLGNVTPAAEFNIYADPEAARIVFDSGIDMTMIGLDVTHETIVTKEQNKRLHKYNSKVAKVVAKLIDYTIDKENPYNDKGGVMHDPLAAATLIDSSVVETEDYYVDVELKSDITRGKTVTDVFRVTENKPNIHVAVKSDNNKFLDILEDMISKYE; encoded by the coding sequence ATGACTAAAATACCTATTATAATAGATACTGACCCAGGTTGTGACGATACAACAGCCATATTGATGTGTTTAGCCTGTGAGAAGTTTGATGTAAGAGCTATCACTAGTGTGGGAGGAAATGTGGGTATAGAAAAGACTTCCAACAATGCAAGAAAGATAGTTGAACTATCAGGAAAAGATGTTAAAGTAGCTGTAGGAGTAAAACATCCCATAGTAAGAAAATTAGTGACTGCAGAATATGTTCATGGAATTTCTGGATTAGGAAATATAACATTAGAAGAACCTAGTATGCCTTATTATGAGAAAGACGCTATAGATACTATTTATGAAGAAGCTATAAAAGCTCATGGAAAGCTCAGATTATTGACTCTTGGACCATTAACCAATATTGCTGTAGCTTTACTGAAATATCCTAAGTTGAAGGAAATGATAGATAGTATTGTATTCATGGGTGGTGCAATTAACCTTGGCAATGTGACACCAGCTGCTGAATTCAACATCTATGCTGACCCAGAAGCTGCTAGAATAGTATTCGATTCTGGTATAGACATGACTATGATCGGATTGGATGTAACCCATGAGACTATTGTTACGAAAGAACAGAATAAGAGACTCCATAAGTATAACAGCAAAGTAGCTAAAGTAGTAGCTAAGTTGATAGATTATACTATTGATAAAGAGAACCCATATAATGACAAAGGCGGTGTAATGCACGATCCATTAGCTGCCGCAACCTTAATTGACAGTAGTGTTGTTGAGACTGAAGATTATTATGTTGATGTTGAATTGAAGAGTGATATAACAAGAGGAAAAACAGTGACTGATGTATTTAGAGTTACTGAAAACAAACCCAACATACATGTTGCTGTAAAATCGGATAATAACAAGTTTCTGGATATATTAGAAGATATGATAAGTAAATACGAATAA
- a CDS encoding radical SAM protein gives MKLRCATMKVTSRCNLRCEFCYEKQDNRKELSKDQIKHIIKFLKDNGCRTLMISGGEPLLRKDIYEIIEYASSNKIKTKLATNGTLLNCSVANRLKESGLDDIYISVGDMQDSDRLNNFYQTLKSYIHLSDSDFKIGVNVITSKTFINNINQHFNKIINAGIKTIFLIPPKPGNNVNWYRKECISSLYYIKLCKNILDWLDLIEISTDCAFWFLKKEIDIIKHDKLMDNYNCPAADSSFVINKEGLIYPCAYFELENYCAGNILNYNNVLSIFDSPGFQNFKIVCKSAESLFTPCISCKEDYESCIM, from the coding sequence ATGAAACTTAGATGTGCTACTATGAAGGTGACTTCAAGATGTAATCTCAGGTGTGAATTTTGTTATGAAAAGCAGGACAATAGAAAAGAACTTTCTAAAGACCAGATTAAACACATAATCAAATTTCTAAAAGACAACGGATGTAGAACTTTGATGATTTCGGGTGGCGAACCATTACTAAGAAAAGATATTTATGAAATAATAGAATATGCATCTAGTAATAAAATAAAAACAAAATTAGCTACCAATGGTACTTTATTGAATTGTTCAGTTGCTAATAGACTAAAAGAAAGTGGACTTGATGATATATATATCAGTGTTGGAGATATGCAGGATAGTGATAGATTAAATAATTTCTATCAAACCTTAAAGAGTTATATCCATTTAAGTGATAGTGATTTTAAAATAGGAGTTAATGTTATTACTAGTAAAACATTCATAAACAATATTAATCAACACTTCAATAAAATAATAAATGCAGGTATAAAAACTATTTTCTTAATACCACCGAAACCTGGTAATAATGTAAATTGGTATAGAAAGGAATGTATATCAAGTTTATATTATATAAAATTATGCAAGAACATATTAGATTGGTTAGATTTAATCGAGATATCTACAGATTGTGCATTTTGGTTTTTGAAAAAAGAAATAGATATAATTAAACATGATAAATTGATGGATAACTATAATTGTCCTGCTGCAGATTCTTCATTTGTAATTAATAAGGAAGGACTAATATATCCATGTGCATATTTTGAATTAGAGAATTATTGCGCTGGAAATATATTAAATTATAATAATGTACTTTCTATATTTGATTCACCGGGTTTTCAGAATTTCAAAATAGTGTGTAAAAGTGCTGAGTCTCTTTTTACACCTTGCATAAGCTGTAAAGAGGATTACGAATCATGTATAATGTAG
- a CDS encoding nucleoside phosphorylase codes for MKQPHILCSENDIEKMVVLPGDPERVLRVAGFLDTWEEVAYNREFRTIKGTYKEVPITVTSTGIGGASATIALEELITCGAEYFIRIGSAGACQSQIDIGDLIISTGAVREEGASRMYVSQNYPAVASFNLLRIIDDTCTELGYKPFIGITRSHDSFYIDNERQLMKHWNTKNVLGSDMETSAIYTVGSLRQVNVASILNNVVRYQSDVKDAINDYVDDETKAAEGEKKEIILALESFYNLYQELNS; via the coding sequence ATGAAACAGCCACATATATTATGTAGTGAAAATGATATTGAAAAAATGGTTGTGCTACCTGGAGACCCTGAACGTGTACTACGAGTTGCCGGATTTTTGGATACTTGGGAGGAAGTTGCTTACAATCGTGAATTTAGAACAATCAAAGGAACATATAAGGAGGTACCGATAACAGTAACATCAACAGGTATAGGGGGTGCTTCGGCAACTATCGCACTAGAAGAATTAATAACATGCGGTGCAGAATATTTTATACGTATAGGAAGTGCAGGTGCATGCCAATCACAAATAGATATTGGAGACTTAATTATATCTACAGGTGCAGTACGAGAAGAAGGTGCATCTAGAATGTATGTAAGCCAGAACTATCCTGCTGTAGCAAGCTTTAATTTATTAAGAATCATAGATGATACCTGTACAGAATTAGGATACAAACCTTTTATAGGTATAACAAGAAGTCACGATTCATTCTATATTGATAACGAACGTCAACTAATGAAACACTGGAATACCAAAAACGTACTAGGTTCTGATATGGAAACTTCTGCCATATATACTGTAGGTTCTCTAAGACAAGTGAATGTAGCAAGTATCCTCAATAATGTGGTTAGATACCAATCAGATGTAAAAGATGCTATTAACGATTACGTAGACGATGAAACCAAAGCTGCTGAAGGCGAAAAAAAAGAAATAATTCTGGCTCTGGAATCATTCTATAACTTATATCAAGAACTCAATAGTTAA
- a CDS encoding AraC family transcriptional regulator, with protein sequence MDWLKRMNEVINYIEKNLNNEIDYSKIAKIACCPNYHFQRMFAFITEMPISEYIRYRRLTLAALELQNSKCSIIEIAQKYGYTSHSAFTRAFNDFHGVTPTSARKSGTQLKAYPRMSFDISIEGRLELNYRIEKRNSFSVVGYKYRVDTDKSFSIIPIIWQKIKQDGNSDRLLDLLDIDMDLQNSLAGVLGILSEGNWGNNSTFNYHVAVSYEGKTPVNMEKINFPECKWVVFNVLDLTGFADTWKRLYVDWMLNSNYSFADLPAIECYYPPGHNPQNEIWIPIKTIK encoded by the coding sequence TTGGATTGGTTAAAAAGAATGAATGAAGTGATAAATTATATAGAAAAAAATCTGAATAATGAAATTGATTATAGTAAAATAGCCAAAATAGCATGCTGTCCCAATTATCATTTTCAGCGTATGTTTGCTTTTATTACTGAAATGCCGATTTCTGAATATATCAGATATAGACGTTTAACACTTGCGGCATTAGAGTTGCAAAATAGTAAGTGCAGCATTATTGAGATTGCACAGAAATATGGTTATACATCTCATTCAGCCTTTACTCGAGCATTCAATGATTTTCATGGAGTTACACCTACCTCTGCTCGAAAGTCAGGTACCCAATTAAAAGCATATCCACGAATGTCTTTTGATATTTCTATTGAGGGACGATTAGAATTGAATTATAGAATCGAAAAAAGGAATTCATTTTCTGTTGTCGGTTATAAGTATAGAGTAGATACTGATAAGTCATTTAGTATAATACCTATTATTTGGCAAAAAATTAAGCAAGATGGTAATTCAGATAGATTGCTTGATTTACTTGATATTGATATGGATTTACAAAATTCATTAGCAGGTGTGTTAGGTATTTTATCAGAGGGCAATTGGGGAAATAACTCCACTTTTAATTATCATGTGGCTGTATCTTATGAAGGAAAAACTCCAGTGAATATGGAAAAGATAAATTTTCCAGAATGTAAGTGGGTAGTTTTTAATGTTCTTGATCTTACTGGATTTGCAGATACATGGAAACGGTTATATGTTGATTGGATGTTGAATTCGAATTATTCATTTGCTGATTTACCAGCCATTGAATGCTATTATCCTCCTGGACATAATCCACAAAATGAAATTTGGATACCTATTAAAACTATTAAGTAA
- a CDS encoding GyrI-like domain-containing protein, producing the protein MATINRIEFAEFGPYKVIGKAIRTKHENFNPIFPSEYETIPSLWNRCYSDGTFEKLINMNEYCPAETPDGYEGYIRDFNNEDGTFTYLAGFFMKADTPVPPDYSSFEVPICTIAKVWIEGEEYDILTNAHKLSIEEINKHGYEIDWKNYFACEVYTEARYGIPKREGRKTLILDYYIPCIKNT; encoded by the coding sequence ATGGCAACCATAAATAGAATAGAATTTGCAGAATTCGGGCCTTATAAAGTTATCGGAAAAGCAATAAGAACAAAGCATGAAAATTTCAATCCTATTTTTCCATCTGAATATGAGACAATACCTTCGCTATGGAATAGGTGTTATTCTGATGGTACATTTGAAAAGCTTATAAACATGAATGAATATTGTCCAGCAGAGACACCAGATGGCTATGAAGGTTATATAAGAGATTTTAATAATGAAGATGGAACATTTACATACCTTGCAGGTTTTTTTATGAAAGCTGATACTCCAGTTCCACCTGACTATTCTTCCTTTGAAGTTCCAATTTGTACTATTGCTAAGGTATGGATAGAAGGTGAAGAATACGATATACTTACGAATGCACATAAGTTATCAATAGAAGAAATTAATAAGCACGGTTATGAAATTGATTGGAAAAATTACTTTGCATGTGAAGTATATACGGAAGCTCGATATGGTATCCCTAAAAGAGAGGGTCGTAAAACATTGATTCTAGATTATTATATTCCATGTATTAAGAATACGTAA
- a CDS encoding class I SAM-dependent methyltransferase, with protein MDYNYQKNYWNRMADSKNFTTPFQFDIFSNYISKDNSILDIGCGYGRTLDELYQRGYTNLTGTDFSKNMIERGKLQYPHINLECTDSKKLKYDDNSFDAVILFAVLTSIINNDDQVALISEIKRILKPKGILYINDFLINSDERNVKRYNIYKDKFHKYGVFELPEGAIMRHHTIEWIKELVECFEKVEFKEMSYTTMNGNTSRGFYYLGRNMEI; from the coding sequence ATGGATTATAATTATCAAAAAAATTACTGGAACAGAATGGCTGATTCTAAAAATTTCACAACCCCATTTCAATTTGATATTTTTTCAAATTATATATCTAAAGATAATTCGATCTTAGATATCGGTTGTGGCTATGGAAGAACTCTTGATGAATTGTATCAGAGAGGATACACTAACCTAACTGGAACTGATTTCTCTAAGAATATGATTGAAAGAGGTAAATTACAGTATCCACATATTAATCTCGAATGCACTGATAGTAAAAAATTAAAGTATGATGATAATTCTTTTGATGCTGTCATTTTGTTTGCAGTTTTGACTAGTATCATAAATAATGATGACCAAGTTGCTTTAATAAGTGAAATCAAAAGGATTCTTAAGCCTAAGGGAATATTATATATTAATGATTTCTTGATTAATTCTGATGAGAGAAATGTTAAGAGATATAACATTTATAAAGATAAGTTCCATAAGTATGGAGTTTTTGAATTACCTGAAGGAGCTATTATGAGGCATCATACTATTGAGTGGATCAAGGAGCTTGTGGAATGTTTTGAGAAAGTTGAATTCAAGGAAATGTCTTATACTACTATGAATGGAAATACTTCTAGGGGATTTTATTATTTAGGTAGGAATATGGAAATTTAA
- a CDS encoding PfkB family carbohydrate kinase, protein MTGREKEILELIKKNPLISQKEIGNQLNITRSSVGVHITNLIKKGYIRGRGYIMNKSDYVTVIGAANMDIQGFTEEKLLENESNPGLVKICLGGVGRNISENMARLGIDTKLIAVTGGDSNSKRLINECNESGIDMEHCLILPDMNASIYLALMDENGDMAIALSDMRIADRITPEFIKSKSHVLKNSEIIVVDACLSKDVLEYILINFKDKKIMLDPVSIKKSRRVKDIIGGFHTVKLNRHEAQYLSNMEIRDEDGLERAVEYFIGKGVERVFITLGEEGVFYGEAGYCNTYKAPKMKVANATGAGDAFMAGIVYGQLYDKNIDDIAEFSTAAALLALRHHDTVNPNMSIDNINKILEEIKC, encoded by the coding sequence ATGACTGGACGTGAAAAAGAAATATTGGAGTTAATTAAAAAAAATCCGCTTATTTCACAAAAAGAAATAGGAAATCAACTAAACATTACTCGTTCATCCGTAGGGGTTCATATTACTAATCTTATTAAAAAGGGTTATATAAGAGGGAGGGGATATATCATGAACAAATCCGATTATGTTACAGTAATTGGTGCTGCTAATATGGATATTCAAGGATTCACAGAAGAAAAACTTCTAGAGAATGAATCTAACCCTGGCTTAGTAAAAATATGTCTAGGTGGAGTAGGTAGAAATATTTCTGAAAATATGGCTAGATTAGGTATTGACACGAAATTGATTGCAGTTACGGGAGGTGATTCTAACAGTAAGAGACTTATAAATGAATGTAATGAATCTGGTATTGATATGGAACACTGTCTTATATTACCTGATATGAATGCATCTATTTATCTTGCACTAATGGATGAAAATGGTGATATGGCAATAGCATTATCAGATATGAGAATTGCGGACAGAATAACACCAGAATTCATAAAAAGTAAATCTCATGTTTTGAAAAACTCTGAGATCATTGTAGTAGATGCTTGTTTATCAAAAGATGTATTAGAATATATTCTTATAAATTTCAAAGATAAAAAGATTATGTTAGACCCAGTATCAATAAAAAAATCAAGAAGGGTAAAAGATATAATAGGTGGTTTTCATACAGTAAAGCTTAACAGACATGAAGCTCAATATCTTTCTAATATGGAAATTAGAGATGAAGACGGATTAGAAAGAGCAGTTGAATATTTTATTGGAAAAGGTGTTGAAAGAGTATTTATCACCCTAGGTGAAGAAGGAGTATTTTATGGTGAGGCTGGTTATTGTAATACATATAAAGCACCAAAAATGAAAGTTGCAAATGCTACGGGAGCAGGAGATGCATTTATGGCAGGGATAGTTTATGGACAATTATATGATAAGAATATTGATGATATAGCAGAATTCTCTACGGCAGCAGCATTATTGGCATTAAGACATCATGATACTGTTAATCCTAATATGAGTATAGATAATATAAATAAAATTTTGGAGGAGATAAAATGTTAG